The genome window CGGGGTAGTGCAGGTGCTTGAGGGCAAAGGCAATTTCCTCTTCCACCGTGCGGTTGAACAACTGCACATCGGGGTTCTGCCCCACGTAGCCGATGCGCCGGGCGGCGTCGGCAGTGGAGAGGGTGCGGGTGTCCTGCCCGGAAAAGCGCACCTCGCCGCGGGTGGGCTGGAGCAGGTTGACGAAGTGGCGCACCAGCGTGCTTTTGCCCGCGCCGTTCTGCCCGGCAATCAGCAGGTACTCGCCGGCGCGGATGTCCAGGGTGACCCCGCAGAGGGCTTGCGTGCCGTTGGGGTAGGTGTGGTGCAGGTCGCGCACGGCAATCAGCGGCTCGGCAGGGGGGCGCGGGGCGGCGGCGGGGGGCATCTGCGGCAGGCGGGCGGGGCGTGGCAGGGCATCCAGCAGGCGCATGCCTTCATCAAGGCGCACCGGCAGGGCTTGCGCTTTGGGGAGCAGATGGCGCACCAGCCAGAAGGTCTGTGTGACCTGCGGCGGGCGCACCCCGCAGGCTTCCAGCAGGGGGATGTTGCCGTAGATTTCTTCGGGCGTGCCTTCGGCGGCAATTTTGCCCCCCGCCAGCAGGATGAGGCGCTGGGCGCTCTCCGCCAGTTCCTCGGCGGCATGCCCGCTGATGATCATGGTCATCCCCAGGGTGCGGTTGAGTTCGCGCAGGACGGCAAAGACTTCCTGCGCGCCCTGCGGGTCGAGTTGCGAGACGGGTTCATCCAGCACCAGCAGGTCGGGCTGGACTGCCAGGGCGGCGGCGATGGCGAGGCGCTGTTTCTGTCCGCCGGAGAGTTCGGATGGGTGGCGCTTGGGCAGGTTTTCCAGGCGCACCATCTCCAGCACGCGCGGAATGCGGGCGCGGATTTCTTCGGCGGGGACGTTGAGGTTTTCCAGCGCGAAGGCAATCTCGTTCTCCACCGAGGTGGCGATTAACTGCGTTTCGGGGTCTTCCAGCACCATGCCCACGTGGCGCGCCAGTTGGTGGATGGGGGTATCCACCGTGTCCAGCCCTGCCACGCTGAGTTTGCCGAAGAAGCGCCCGCCGTAAAACTGCGGGACGATGCCGTTGAGCGTCAGGCAGAAGGTGGTCTTGCCCGCGCCGGTGGCGCCGATGACGCCCAGCAGTTCACCGCGGCGCAGGCTGAGGTTGATTTCCTGCAGGGCAAAATCGGAGCGGTGGGGGTACTGGTACGAGACGCTTTCAAAGCGCACCAGCGGGGGGTGGTTGTCCATGCGGGATGATTGTACCAGAAGACAAAAAGACGGCGGAGAAAACTCTCCGCCGTCCGGGGGCGTGTGCGCCATGAGCCTCCCGAGGGGCGTGGTTATGTTACCGCAAAGGCGCAAAGGACGCAAAACAGAAACCGTGCGCCGAGCCTGCCGAGGTGTCCGCCTCCCGAGTGGTGTTGAGGGGTGCGGATTGTTGCACGGCTCAGCTTCGACAGACTCAGCCAGCGGCTTTACGCCGGGATGGACACCTGCGGCAATCTTTGCGCGATGGTGGCAATGGCGTCCTCGGGGAAGTCGTAATCTTCCAACTGCCCGCTGAGGTACTTGTTGTAGGCGCTCAAATCGAAATGCCCGTGACCGGAGAGGTTGAAGAGGATGACCTTCTTCTCGCCGGTCTCTTTGCACTTCAGGGCTTCGTCAATGGCAACGCGGATGGCGTGCGAGGACTCGGGTGCCGGCAGGATGCCTTCCTGCTG of Anaerolinea thermophila UNI-1 contains these proteins:
- a CDS encoding ABC transporter ATP-binding protein, whose protein sequence is MDNHPPLVRFESVSYQYPHRSDFALQEINLSLRRGELLGVIGATGAGKTTFCLTLNGIVPQFYGGRFFGKLSVAGLDTVDTPIHQLARHVGMVLEDPETQLIATSVENEIAFALENLNVPAEEIRARIPRVLEMVRLENLPKRHPSELSGGQKQRLAIAAALAVQPDLLVLDEPVSQLDPQGAQEVFAVLRELNRTLGMTMIISGHAAEELAESAQRLILLAGGKIAAEGTPEEIYGNIPLLEACGVRPPQVTQTFWLVRHLLPKAQALPVRLDEGMRLLDALPRPARLPQMPPAAAPRPPAEPLIAVRDLHHTYPNGTQALCGVTLDIRAGEYLLIAGQNGAGKSTLVRHFVNLLQPTRGEVRFSGQDTRTLSTADAARRIGYVGQNPDVQLFNRTVEEEIAFALKHLHYPADEIRRRTEAALEALRLNDVRQRHPFSLPKGDRARVVIAAVLALEPEVLIFDEPTTGQDLAGATAILDITRDLHRLGKTVLVITHHLYLMPGYAERVILLGRGRLLLDAPLREAYHNLAALERTALTPPQAVKLAQALGARWQVSLPLLTPQEVAQCWSAEGAP